The genomic stretch CTCCTTGTGTTCTCTTTTTGCTTCTTCTCCCAATTGAAAAGTAAAACTCAGTACTCACcacctccccccccccccctttcaTATGAAGTGATCAATATGATTACAATTTCATAGCAATAgattttccatctttttttttttttttttttttctgtagagTGACAGAGAGAGATATGTGTGGACTTAAAGAAGAAGACCAAGAAGAGCAAACAATCCATAACCTCCAAAACTACCAAGAGCAGCTACTTTTTCAATACCACCAACAAATGCAACAGCACCACCAACAACAAAGCAGTGATATCTATGGAGGAGCAAGAGGATCAGGATTGATTTTCCCTGAAGTTTCACCGATCTTACCATGGCCTCTCCCTCCAGCCCACTCTTTTAACTCAGATCACTTCACTTCAAATCACCCAGTTCGTGACCACGACCCCTTTCTTATCCCTCCTCCAATACCTTCCTCATATGGGGGTTTATTCAATAGAAGATCTCCTTCCCTTCAGTTTGCTTATGATGGTACATCAAGTGATCATCTTAGGATTATATCTGAAACTCTTGGACCAGTGGTTCAACCCGGTTCAGCTCCTTTCGGGTTGCAAGCTGAGTTGAGCAGGATGACTGCTCAAGAAATCATGGATGCTAAGGCTCTTGCTGCTTCTAAGAGTCACAGTGAGGCTGagaggaggagaagagagagaatcaACAACCACCTTGCCAAGCTACGTAGTTTACTACCCAGCACGACCAAAGTAAGTATCATAGTATATCATCACCAAATTTTGAAAACCTACACAGAAGTgttaaattaacaaatgaaaTATCAAACCCTTAAATAAAACAGCATGCTCTtcttttatgtattaaaaaatgcATAATTATGTAGTGTCATTTTGTTTTGTGGTAAAACaagtagttttttcttttaaagatgtCTGTCAATCTTGCTGAAGATTCTAGTTAGATGGCTGGTCTGATAATATAGATGCCACCAAAACATAATATATTCACTTTTTAGATATAAGAAAGGCAGttacatttttttcttggttagctTATCCGTTTGTTTTCATCCTTTGAATACTGTTACGTCctattgtttcttcttttcttttggtgtATTCTCCTTCTGGGACTTGTGCTAGTTccgaggaaagaaaagaaaaactaaaagggaATAAGCGTTAATGTCGCTATATTGATATGATAAAGAGGAACCAAAGAGATGTTGAAAAGCTTCCATGGAAATTTCTTGCCGGTTACCAGACAAAGCAATTAAGTGGAGGGTGAAAAGATATAAAGACAGACAAAACTAgcattcttgtcagtcacttaTAGATACCCCGTGCTCTAATCCTCTTTCAAAACCctaccattagtgaaacctacTTTCATGCCTGCCTGAAACATGCATCAAAAGAACGAATAAAAACTTCATATCCCCAAAGTATCTCTTCTTTTCAAACACCGAAAGACTGTTAATTTTTACATGTAATAATTTATGTTTGCTTGCCCTTCAACCTACAAAATGATCATTGTAGcttgattccttttcttttaattgattttttttatgagtaaaGTACAAACTTTAACGTGCATGAAACTGATTCGTTTCCCTTGTTTGTGGCCCAGACAGACAAAGCTTCACTGCTAGCAGAAGTGATCCAACATGTTAAAGAGTTAAAACGCCAGACTTCTTTGATAGCCGAGACAAGTCCAGTACCAACAGAAATGGATGAGCTGACAGTGGATACAGCTGATGAAGATGGTAAGTTTGTGCTCAAAGCATCACTTTGCTGCGAAGATAGGTCTGATCTCTTGCCTGACCTAATAAAAACCTTGAAAGCTTTGCGTTTAAGAACATTAAAAGCTGAGATCACGACACTTGGTGGACGTGTAAAGAATGTTTTGTTCATTGCTGGTGAAGAAGATTCATCAAGTGATAGCAATGATcatcaacagcaacagcaaccacTGCAATATTCTATAAGCTCAATTCAAGAAGCACTGAAATCGGTTATGGAGAAGACAGGTGGTGACGAGTCTTCTTCAGTTAGTGTCAAGAGACAAAAAACCAATATCAATATCCTTCAACAACAACACAGGTCTCTATAATTTTACTAAGAGACCATGAGTACCTTtcctggctttttttttttttttttgcttgtggGTGTGTCTTTTTTGGTGTGTTTTGTGTAGTTTTTACCGGTGAACAAAGAGGCAATGATGGTATATTGGTGTGTATTTTCGGACTTACATCGCTACATAATATGGTGTACGTAGAGAAGAGAGAATGGATATCTTGCGGGCTGGTGCCTGGTGGGGTTACCTTCCCATTTTGTTGTCGGATGTTAGTGCAGAGAGAGAAAAGGGGTGGGTGGGTAGCTAGAAACAGGGAGGAGAGGGGCAAGCACTAGACAACAAAGAGGATGAATGTATTAAGTTGTCTTCAAATTAATCAGGATCAAAGAGGAAGCTAGCCCACAAATATTTTCTACCATGGGTTTTAATATAAGGTTTCTCTTCCTACGAAAAAGATCCTTGGCTGTTTTTTAGCTTGCTAACTAAGTATTaaccttttatatatttattctctCTCTGTCGTGAGTTTGGTGGAATTTATGGATTCATCATGTATGATGCATGGTGACGATGTTGTTCCCGTCATGTGCTCCGTCCCTACTGACGGCCACCCCCGCCGCCGCCTTCTTCTTCCTGGCGGTACAATGCTGCTTCAGTACTCATCTCCCggtcttgttttaatttctcaagggtaacaagaaaaggaaaagaaaagaaaaaccctaatgCTGCATTCATGTTCTGTGGGGCACAAAataagttaagggaccaatttagCCACTCAGGGGATGTGCATGCACTTATTAGTAATACGTACTTGTTGTGTTTGACTTCCTTCTTTCTTGTGCTACTTGTTTTCGTTTCAACTAGAATTGATGTCGTTTAGTTATCAAGTTCATTAAAGACATATACGAGTTGCAATGGTCGATGGTTAATTTGTCGAATAATGCAAAACCTTAATTTTCTCTCGTGAATTCTACACATATAttcataaagaaagaaattatatagCGGATTATTTGGTCAGGAAGAAATGAATTTAGTTGCATCATTATAGATTTCTTTCGTAGATTTACACttgcttgatttatttatttttaatgagttaGTTTGcttgattaattatattttgtattttaagttatctgatgttaatttttttttttctctcctgcTTAGCCAtgtttttaataactaaactagttgcttaataaaaaaattaatagttatGGAATGGATTGTGGAAAATTACCAtggaaattt from Populus alba chromosome 8, ASM523922v2, whole genome shotgun sequence encodes the following:
- the LOC118039972 gene encoding transcription factor bHLH30, giving the protein MCGLKEEDQEEQTIHNLQNYQEQLLFQYHQQMQQHHQQQSSDIYGGARGSGLIFPEVSPILPWPLPPAHSFNSDHFTSNHPVRDHDPFLIPPPIPSSYGGLFNRRSPSLQFAYDGTSSDHLRIISETLGPVVQPGSAPFGLQAELSRMTAQEIMDAKALAASKSHSEAERRRRERINNHLAKLRSLLPSTTKTDKASLLAEVIQHVKELKRQTSLIAETSPVPTEMDELTVDTADEDGKFVLKASLCCEDRSDLLPDLIKTLKALRLRTLKAEITTLGGRVKNVLFIAGEEDSSSDSNDHQQQQQPLQYSISSIQEALKSVMEKTGGDESSSVSVKRQKTNINILQQQHRSL